The following are from one region of the Capsicum annuum cultivar UCD-10X-F1 chromosome 1, UCD10Xv1.1, whole genome shotgun sequence genome:
- the LOC124897189 gene encoding uncharacterized protein LOC124897189, with protein sequence MNIPILLRHSGIWKSETSYNSYQSDAIIISESTTFLKLVSTISMELDIDEVRKKIEVKYVVEGNSSPIVIRNDNGVKVYVELKKQLAGLVNFSLCISTCEKDNSEIEFDKVTGAVMCIEGSEYDSVALIVVETNNQYALYVPKMEVKNFITDCKNTEIMVSQIYKDKETLVSIMARHAITNEFNTKAKLSEKKSYVLICRNEDCKWVTKSSCMNESELFVIKTLVSEHSCSLRDRVLNNVVATTNFVSEFTTPKLINHKRIHTPADIIKEMKDVYGVEINYMKAWRAKEKVIVMLRGGPTDGYRKMPCYIYMLNQLYPQSHIQMHKAVDNEFKYLFIVLRPMIRSFEFCRPIIVVDGAHLNGSYEGTFVLARTLDGAGFLEEVRILFAAWNCKNNKIASYTNTTLGRRFEEILTHNGVKALRMTVKPTGSYL encoded by the exons ATGAATATCCCAATATTGCTGCGGCATTCTGGAATTTGGAAGTCAGAAACTAGTTATAATTCATACCAAAGTGACGCAATAATTATTTCGGAAAGTactactttcttgaaattggtttCTACGATCTCCATGGAGTTGGATATAGACGAAGTgcgtaaaaaaattgaagtaaaatatGTGGTTGAAGGAAACTCTTCTCCAATTGTAATAAGAAACGACAATGGAGTGAAGGTTTACGTTGAGTTAAAGAAACAACTTGCTGGTTTGGTTAATTTTTCTCTTTGTATTTCAACTTGCGAGAAAGACAATAGTGAAATAGAGTTTGATAAAGTAACTGGTGCTGTAATGTGTATCGAGGGTAGTGAATATGATTCGGTTGCGTTAATAGTTGTTGAAACGAATAATCAGTATGCTCTATATGTGCCTAAAATGGAAGTAAAAAACTTCATTACTGATTGCAAGAACACTGAAATAATGGTGAGTCAGATATACAAGGATAAGGAAACTCTTGTTTCAATAATGGCAAGACACGCAATAACGAATGAATTCAACACAAAAGCGAAACTATCCGAGAAAAAAAG CTATGTACTAATTTGTCGTAACGAAGATTGCAAGTGGGTCACGAAGTCGTCTTGTATGAATGAATCAGAATTGTTTGTGATTAAAACATTAGTTTCGGAACATAGTTGCAGTCTTAGGGACCGAGTGCTGAATAATGTGGTTGCGACAACTaattttgtgagtgaatttacaACTCCAAAATTAATCAATCACAAAAGAATACACACCCCCGCGGACATTATCAAAGAGATGAAGGATGTTTACGGAGTCGAAATTAACTACATGAAAGCATGGCGCGCAAAAGAGAAGGTGATTGTGatgcttagaggtggaccaaCAGATGGATATAGAAAAATGCCCTGTTATATCTATATGCTGAATCAATTGTATCCACAATCGCACATTCAGATGCATAAAGCAGTAGATAacgagtttaaatacttgtttattgtATTGCGTCCGATGATAAGGAGTTTTGAATTTTGTAGACCTATTATAGTTGTTGACGGGGCACATTTAAACGGTTCATATGAAGGAACATTTGTATTGGCAAGAACATTAGATGGTGCAG GTTTCCTTGAAGAAGTTAGAATCTTATTTGCTGCATGGAATTGTAAGAACAACAAAATTGCATCTTACACCAATACAACTCTTGGCAGAAGATTTGAAGAAATTTTAACTCATAATGGTGTTAAAGCTTTGCGGATGACG GTTAAGCCAACAGGGAGTTATCTTTAG